Proteins from one Methanococcus maripaludis C5 genomic window:
- a CDS encoding GMP synthase subunit A, which yields MIVILNNGGQYVHRIQRSLKYLDVPAKIIPNSTTLEEIIADSEIKGIILSGGPDITKATNCENIALNSELPVLGICLGHQLISKAYGGEVSRADSEEYASIKIYVKEENDLFNGVPSEFTAWASHMDEVKVIPDCFEVLAYSDICGIESIKHKEKSIYGVQFHPEVSHTEYGDVILKNFCKKCGFEFEE from the coding sequence ATGATCGTCATTTTAAACAACGGTGGGCAGTACGTACACAGGATCCAGAGAAGCTTGAAGTACCTTGATGTACCTGCTAAAATAATTCCAAATTCAACCACTCTCGAAGAAATTATTGCAGATTCTGAAATAAAAGGAATAATATTAAGCGGTGGACCAGATATTACGAAAGCTACAAACTGCGAAAATATTGCATTAAATTCAGAACTTCCAGTTCTTGGAATCTGCCTTGGACACCAGTTAATTTCAAAAGCATATGGTGGAGAAGTTTCAAGAGCCGATTCAGAAGAATACGCGAGTATTAAAATTTACGTAAAAGAAGAAAACGATCTATTCAACGGAGTTCCAAGCGAATTTACTGCATGGGCTTCCCATATGGATGAAGTTAAAGTAATACCTGACTGCTTTGAAGTTTTAGCTTACTCTGACATTTGTGGAATAGAATCAATAAAACACAAAGAAAAATCAATTTACGGTGTTCAATTCCACCCTGAAGTGTCACACACTGAATACGGGGATGTAATTTTGAAAAACTTCTGTAAAAAATGCGGATTTGAATTTGAAGAATAA
- the map gene encoding type II methionyl aminopeptidase, which yields MDNEEYTKIIEAGKIASQVKKEAIKLVKPGAKLYDVAEFVENRTRELGAGVGFPCNISLNNIAAHYSPSYGDESVFSEEDIVKLDLGSHVDGFIADTAVTIDLSGKYSDLKKASEDALNTVIKEIVPGINVGAMGKIIQEVIESYGYKPISNLSGHVMHQYSLHSGVSIPNVSENTRDTIDIGDLVAIEPFATDGFGQVVDGKDVYIFKYLRSRPVRLPAARNLLRDIEQNHAYLPFSERDMAKIDKHYKTGLKGLMMAGVLYGYPTLVEREHGMVSQCEHTVLITENGVEVTTK from the coding sequence ATGGATAATGAAGAATATACTAAAATTATTGAAGCTGGAAAAATTGCTTCACAAGTTAAAAAAGAAGCCATAAAATTAGTAAAACCTGGTGCAAAACTCTACGATGTTGCAGAATTTGTAGAAAACAGGACAAGAGAACTGGGAGCAGGTGTCGGATTCCCGTGCAATATTTCATTAAACAATATTGCTGCACACTACAGCCCGTCATATGGCGATGAGTCTGTTTTTTCAGAAGAAGATATTGTGAAATTAGATTTAGGATCTCACGTTGATGGATTTATTGCTGACACTGCAGTAACTATTGATTTATCTGGAAAATATTCTGACTTAAAAAAAGCTTCAGAAGATGCATTGAATACAGTAATTAAAGAAATCGTTCCTGGAATAAATGTTGGTGCAATGGGGAAAATAATTCAGGAAGTAATTGAAAGTTACGGGTATAAACCAATTTCAAATCTTTCTGGGCACGTTATGCATCAGTATTCACTCCACTCAGGAGTAAGTATTCCAAATGTTTCTGAAAATACAAGAGATACAATTGATATTGGCGACCTCGTTGCAATTGAACCATTTGCAACAGACGGATTTGGACAAGTTGTCGATGGAAAAGACGTATACATCTTTAAATACTTAAGATCAAGACCAGTAAGACTTCCAGCTGCACGAAACTTATTAAGAGATATCGAACAAAACCATGCATATCTACCATTTTCAGAAAGAGACATGGCAAAAATCGATAAACATTACAAAACGGGCTTAAAAGGCTTGATGATGGCAGGCGTATTATACGGATACCCAACATTAGTTGAAAGAGAACATGGAATGGTATCCCAGTGTGAACATACAGTCTTAATTACCGAAAATGGTGTTGAAGTCACCACAAAATAA